The following proteins are co-located in the Manihot esculenta cultivar AM560-2 chromosome 7, M.esculenta_v8, whole genome shotgun sequence genome:
- the LOC110619569 gene encoding anthocyanidin 3-O-glucosyltransferase 2-like: MKEIKGATPSHRKKDEQNQVKELAYALEHSGYRFLWSLRHPPPSAAEASLSDYENPQQVLPEGFLDRTARIGKVIGWAPQVAVLAHPAVGGFVSHCGWNSLLESIWFGVAVAAWPIYAEQQFNAFEMVIELGLSVEIKMDYRNDSGEIVKCDEIERGIKCLMEDDSEKKKKVKQMSEKSRMALRNGGSSYLSLGNFLKDVVDNLNKM, from the coding sequence ATCAAGTAAAAGAACTTGCCTATGCTCTAGAACATAGTGGGTATCGATTCTTGTGGTCTTTACGCCACccaccaccttcggccgccgaagcatcGTTAAGCGACTACGAGAATCCACAACAAGTCTTGCCCGAAGGCTTCTTGGATCGAACGGCTAGGATTGGAAAGGTGATAGGATGGGCTCCACAAGTGGCTGTCTTGGCTCATCCAGCGGTGGGAGGCTTTGTGTCACACTGTGGGTGGAATTCTCTACTGGAGAGCATATGGTTTGGCGTTGCAGTAGCCGCATGGCCAATATATGCAGAGCAACAGTTCAACGCCTTTGAAATGGTGATTGAGTTGGGATTATCAGTAGAAATTAAAATGGATTATAGAAATGACAGTGGAGAAATTGTGAAATGTGATGAAATTGAGAGAGGAATAAAGTGTTTGATGGAGGATGATagtgagaaaaagaagaaggtaAAGCAGATGAGTGAGAAGAGCAGAATGGCTTTAAGGAATGGTGGGTCTTCATACTTATCATTAGGAAATTTTCTGAAAGATGTGGtggataatttaaataaaatgtaa